The following are from one region of the Bradyrhizobium sediminis genome:
- a CDS encoding Y-family DNA polymerase, with protein MSAFSRNRRRILSLWLPRLPIDRIKRQLARVGDLLVSTKAFSSEVGAGSREENASTQNGPSIVVARQNNALHIFALDDAAARLGLSIGLPLANARAICPQITVFDADEAADARALDDIACWCDRFTPLVALDPPHGLFLDITGCAHLFGGEAALMDIVCGALTRHGFAVSAGIASTSICARTMTRHVSGKIIAEGEEAAAVGPLPVSALGAADAITRGLRRAGLKTIGDVAARARHEITARFGADFTTLLEGALGQGDAPISPRKPLPDYIVEKRFSEPVATEAVISATLSRLAGMLVAAMDRQGKGARQLQAHFFRTDGIVRAIAVDTGQPVTKAEVIDRLFRERLDALNDPLDPGFGFDLIRLSASRVEIVVQQQRDLDAKVHDNDELAALIDRIAARIGGRRVVVYLPQDTHIPERAVLAAQAQHHLAAAQQADWPVRAESEPPLRPLRLFARPEAIKVIAEVPDGPPAWFQWRRATHTVMRVEGPERVAMEWWRSPAEMLTRDYFRVEDEAGLRFWLYRDGLYNREIAQREGEIAQPNWFVHGLFA; from the coding sequence ATGAGTGCCTTTTCGAGAAACCGGCGGCGTATCCTCAGCCTGTGGCTGCCGCGCCTGCCCATCGATCGCATCAAGCGCCAGCTCGCGCGCGTCGGCGACTTGCTGGTTAGTACCAAAGCGTTTTCAAGCGAAGTGGGTGCCGGTTCGCGTGAAGAAAACGCGTCAACGCAAAACGGTCCCAGCATCGTCGTCGCCAGGCAAAACAACGCGCTGCACATTTTCGCGCTCGATGACGCCGCCGCGCGCCTCGGGCTTTCGATCGGCCTGCCGCTCGCCAATGCCCGCGCCATCTGCCCGCAAATAACAGTGTTCGATGCCGATGAGGCGGCCGACGCCAGGGCGCTGGACGACATCGCCTGTTGGTGCGACCGCTTCACGCCGCTGGTGGCGCTCGACCCCCCGCATGGCCTGTTTCTCGACATCACCGGTTGCGCCCATCTGTTCGGCGGCGAGGCCGCGCTGATGGATATCGTCTGCGGCGCGCTGACGCGGCACGGCTTTGCCGTCAGCGCAGGCATCGCCAGTACCTCGATCTGCGCGCGGACGATGACGCGCCATGTTTCGGGAAAAATCATCGCCGAGGGCGAGGAAGCCGCTGCGGTCGGGCCGCTGCCGGTGTCCGCGCTCGGCGCCGCTGACGCCATCACCCGCGGCCTGCGCCGCGCCGGGCTGAAAACCATCGGCGATGTGGCCGCGCGCGCGCGTCACGAGATCACGGCAAGGTTCGGCGCTGATTTCACCACCCTGCTGGAAGGCGCGCTGGGGCAGGGCGATGCGCCGATCAGTCCGCGCAAACCGCTGCCGGATTACATCGTGGAGAAAAGGTTCTCTGAACCGGTCGCCACCGAAGCCGTGATCTCGGCAACGCTGTCGCGTCTGGCCGGGATGCTGGTCGCGGCGATGGACCGGCAGGGCAAGGGCGCGCGGCAGCTGCAAGCCCATTTCTTCCGCACCGACGGGATCGTTCGCGCGATCGCGGTCGACACCGGTCAGCCCGTGACCAAGGCCGAGGTGATCGACCGGCTGTTTCGCGAGCGGCTCGATGCCCTGAACGATCCGCTCGATCCCGGTTTCGGCTTCGATCTCATTCGCCTGTCGGCCAGCCGCGTCGAGATCGTCGTGCAGCAGCAGCGCGATCTCGACGCCAAGGTGCACGACAATGACGAACTAGCGGCCCTGATCGACCGCATCGCCGCGCGGATCGGCGGACGGCGCGTGGTCGTGTACTTGCCGCAGGACACCCATATTCCCGAACGCGCGGTACTGGCGGCGCAGGCGCAGCATCATCTTGCTGCGGCCCAGCAGGCGGACTGGCCGGTACGGGCGGAGAGCGAACCTCCCTTGAGGCCGCTGCGGCTGTTCGCGCGGCCGGAAGCGATCAAGGTGATCGCGGAAGTGCCGGATGGGCCGCCGGCGTGGTTTCAGTGGCGGCGGGCCACCCATACGGTGATGCGCGTCGAAGGTCCGGAGCGCGTCGCCATGGAATGGTGGCGTTCCCCGGCCGAGATGCTGACGCGCGATTATTTCCGCGTCGAGGACGAAGCCGGCCTGCGGTTCTGGCTGTACCGCGACGGTTTGTACAATCGCGAGATCGCGCAGCGCGAGGGCGAAATCGCTCAGCCGAACTGGTTCGTGCATGGACTGTTCGCATGA
- a CDS encoding ImuA family protein, translating to MSGARTNTLASLRGSIERIEAHADAPARVALGHADADATLQGGLALAAVHEVFAEGRQSAAATGFIAGLAGRAATRRPLVWVRQDFVELESGALSMSGLAELGLDPRLVVTVRAADINAALRTAADALACDALGAVVLEVWGETRQLDLVASRKLTLAAQASGVTGLVLRVAAEPQPSTAETRWIVRAAHSPPAPALMPAALGSAWGAPVFDAQLVRNRHGPVGRWIMEWKCDECLFEKPAAYPQPVAAAPAHRSHQAPARARRRLAG from the coding sequence ATGAGCGGCGCACGCACGAACACGCTTGCGAGTTTGCGCGGCAGCATCGAGCGTATCGAGGCCCATGCCGACGCGCCTGCGCGCGTCGCGCTCGGGCATGCGGATGCGGATGCGACGCTGCAGGGCGGCCTCGCGCTGGCCGCGGTGCACGAGGTGTTCGCCGAGGGACGGCAGAGCGCCGCGGCGACGGGCTTCATCGCAGGCCTGGCGGGGCGGGCGGCGACGCGGCGGCCTCTGGTCTGGGTACGGCAGGATTTCGTCGAGCTGGAATCCGGCGCGCTGTCGATGAGCGGGCTGGCCGAACTCGGCCTCGATCCGCGCCTCGTGGTGACGGTGCGCGCCGCCGACATCAACGCCGCATTGCGCACCGCCGCCGACGCGCTGGCCTGCGATGCGCTTGGCGCCGTGGTGCTGGAAGTCTGGGGCGAAACACGACAGCTCGATCTCGTCGCCAGCCGCAAGCTGACGCTGGCGGCGCAGGCTTCCGGAGTCACCGGATTAGTGCTGCGGGTGGCGGCGGAACCTCAGCCCTCGACGGCGGAGACACGATGGATCGTGCGCGCGGCGCATTCGCCGCCTGCTCCAGCTTTAATGCCTGCGGCGCTTGGGAGCGCGTGGGGCGCGCCAGTGTTCGACGCGCAACTCGTCCGCAACCGTCATGGCCCTGTCGGGCGGTGGATCATGGAATGGAAATGTGATGAGTGCCTTTTCGAGAAACCGGCGGCGTATCCTCAGCCTGTGGCTGCCGCGCCTGCCCATCGATCGCATCAAGCGCCAGCTCGCGCGCGTCGGCGACTTGCTGGTTAG
- a CDS encoding M20 aminoacylase family protein, with amino-acid sequence MPIVNRVADLQPDIQAWRRDIHENPELLYDVHRTAAFVADRLREFGCDEVATGLGVTGVVGVIKGRKPAGKGDVKVIGLRADMDALPIEEETDLPYASKTPGKMHACGHDGHTAMLLGAARYLAETRNFAGDAVVIFQPAEEGGAGAAAMIKDGLMDRFAIDQVYGMHNGPGIPVGSFAIRQGPIMAATDSIDIRIEGLGGHAARPHKCIDSVLVGAQLINALQSIVARTIDPLESAVISMCEFHAGNARNVIPQTAELRGTVRTLTADVRELIEKRVREVVAGVAQMTGARIDLVYERGYPVVINHASQTDFAIQVAKEIAGDANVHEMPPLMGAEDFAYMLEARPGAFIFCGNGDSAGLHHPAYNFNDDAIVYGTSYWIKLVENTLAA; translated from the coding sequence ATGCCCATTGTCAACCGCGTCGCCGATCTGCAACCCGATATCCAGGCCTGGCGCCGCGATATCCATGAAAACCCCGAATTGCTCTACGACGTTCACCGCACCGCGGCATTTGTGGCGGACCGGTTGCGTGAATTCGGCTGCGACGAGGTCGCCACCGGCCTCGGCGTCACCGGCGTGGTCGGCGTCATCAAGGGCCGCAAGCCCGCCGGCAAGGGCGACGTCAAGGTGATCGGGCTGCGTGCCGACATGGACGCGCTGCCGATCGAGGAGGAGACCGATCTGCCATACGCCTCCAAGACGCCGGGCAAGATGCACGCCTGCGGCCATGACGGGCACACCGCGATGCTGCTGGGTGCGGCGCGCTACCTCGCCGAGACCCGGAATTTCGCCGGCGACGCGGTGGTGATCTTTCAGCCGGCGGAGGAGGGCGGCGCCGGCGCCGCGGCGATGATCAAGGACGGCCTGATGGACCGCTTCGCCATCGATCAGGTCTACGGCATGCATAACGGCCCGGGAATTCCCGTCGGTTCCTTCGCGATCCGGCAGGGGCCGATCATGGCGGCGACCGATTCCATCGACATCCGGATCGAAGGGCTCGGCGGCCACGCGGCGCGGCCGCACAAATGCATCGATTCCGTCCTGGTCGGCGCGCAGCTCATCAACGCCTTGCAGTCGATCGTCGCGCGCACCATCGATCCGCTGGAATCGGCCGTGATTTCGATGTGCGAATTCCACGCCGGCAACGCCCGCAACGTGATCCCGCAGACTGCGGAACTGCGGGGCACCGTCCGCACTCTGACGGCCGACGTGAGGGAACTGATCGAGAAGCGGGTGCGCGAGGTGGTTGCGGGTGTGGCGCAGATGACCGGCGCCAGGATCGATCTGGTCTACGAACGCGGCTATCCGGTCGTGATCAATCACGCCTCGCAGACCGATTTCGCGATCCAGGTGGCGAAGGAAATTGCCGGTGACGCCAACGTGCACGAGATGCCGCCGCTGATGGGTGCGGAGGATTTCGCCTACATGCTGGAGGCGCGTCCGGGGGCGTTCATCTTCTGCGGCAATGGCGACAGCGCCGGCCTGCACCATCCCGCCTACAACTTCAACGACGACGCCATCGTCTACGGCACGTCATACTGGATCAAGCTGGTCGAGAACACGCTGGCGGCGTGA
- a CDS encoding GMC family oxidoreductase has product MPRRLEGDFDYIVVGAGTAGCIVANRLSADPTKRVLILEAGGNDNWIWFHIPVGYLFAIGNPRSDWMFRTEPEPGLNGRSLAYPRGKVIGGCSAINAMISMRGQAADYDHWRQLGLAGWGYDDVLPAFRRLEDHFLGPSEHHGSGGGWRIEAPRLSWAILDAVGDAAEEMGIRKISDFNTGDNEGVGYFHVNQKRGRRWSSARGFLKPALTRPNLRLEKDVLVDRLIVENGRAVGVRFMQGGEVVEARTKGEVILSAGSIGSTQVLHRSGIGPADWLAPLGIDVVLDRQGVGRNLQDHLQQRAIYKVQGVRTLNETYYSLFRRGLMGLDYAFRRRGPLTMAPSQLGIFTRSDATREHANIQFHVQPLSLDKFGDPLHRFPAITVSACNLRPTSRGTVRIRSAQADQAPAIAPNYLSTAEDREVAADAIRATRRLMKQPVLARYHPEEYLPGPSVGDDDASLAKAAGDIGTTIFHPVGTAKMGTAGDPMAVVDERLRFHGLAGLRVVDASIMPTITSGNTNTPTAMIAEMGATMILEDGR; this is encoded by the coding sequence ATGCCGCGAAGGCTTGAAGGTGATTTCGACTATATCGTCGTCGGCGCGGGCACTGCCGGCTGCATCGTCGCCAACCGGCTGTCGGCCGATCCCACGAAGCGGGTGCTGATCCTGGAGGCCGGCGGCAACGACAACTGGATCTGGTTTCACATCCCGGTCGGCTATCTCTTCGCGATCGGCAATCCCCGTTCCGACTGGATGTTCCGGACCGAACCGGAACCCGGGCTCAACGGCCGTTCGCTGGCCTATCCCCGCGGCAAGGTGATCGGCGGCTGCTCCGCCATCAACGCCATGATCTCGATGCGGGGACAAGCCGCCGACTATGATCACTGGCGCCAGCTCGGCCTTGCCGGCTGGGGCTATGACGACGTGCTGCCGGCGTTCCGGCGGCTGGAGGATCATTTCCTTGGGCCAAGCGAGCATCATGGCTCAGGCGGCGGCTGGCGCATCGAAGCGCCGCGGTTGTCCTGGGCCATTCTCGACGCGGTTGGCGATGCCGCGGAAGAAATGGGCATCCGCAAGATTTCGGACTTCAACACCGGCGACAATGAGGGCGTCGGCTATTTCCATGTCAACCAGAAGCGCGGGCGCCGCTGGTCTTCCGCGCGGGGGTTCCTCAAGCCGGCATTGACGCGTCCCAACCTGCGGCTCGAAAAGGACGTGCTGGTCGACCGCCTGATCGTCGAGAATGGCCGCGCCGTCGGCGTGCGATTCATGCAGGGCGGCGAAGTGGTCGAGGCCCGCACCAAGGGCGAAGTGATCTTGAGCGCCGGCTCGATCGGCTCGACCCAGGTGCTGCACCGCTCCGGCATCGGCCCGGCCGACTGGCTGGCGCCGCTCGGCATCGATGTCGTGCTCGACCGCCAGGGCGTCGGACGCAATCTGCAGGATCATCTGCAGCAGCGCGCGATCTACAAGGTGCAGGGCGTCCGCACCCTCAACGAGACCTATTACTCGCTGTTTCGGCGCGGCCTGATGGGCCTCGACTATGCGTTCCGCCGCCGCGGCCCGCTGACCATGGCGCCGTCGCAGCTCGGGATCTTCACGCGCTCCGACGCTACCCGCGAGCACGCCAACATCCAGTTCCACGTGCAGCCGCTGTCGCTGGACAAGTTCGGCGATCCGCTGCACCGCTTCCCTGCGATCACCGTGAGCGCCTGCAATCTGCGGCCGACCTCGCGCGGCACCGTGCGCATTCGCTCGGCTCAGGCCGACCAGGCGCCGGCGATCGCGCCTAATTATTTGTCGACTGCCGAAGACCGCGAGGTCGCCGCCGACGCCATCCGCGCCACGCGACGGCTGATGAAGCAGCCGGTGCTCGCGCGCTATCATCCGGAAGAATATCTGCCGGGGCCCTCGGTCGGCGATGACGATGCCTCGCTGGCGAAAGCCGCCGGCGATATCGGCACCACGATCTTTCACCCCGTAGGCACCGCGAAGATGGGCACGGCCGGCGATCCGATGGCCGTGGTCGATGAGCGGCTGCGCTTTCACGGACTTGCCGGCCTGCGCGTGGTCGATGCCTCCATCATGCCTACGATCACGTCGGGGAATACCAACACCCCGACCGCGATGATCGCCGAAATGGGCGCGACGATGATTTTAGAGGATGGGCGCTGA